The Rhinolophus sinicus isolate RSC01 linkage group LG15, ASM3656204v1, whole genome shotgun sequence region TAATGTCAGCCCCAACACCCCTCTCCTCAGAGACAAACAAATTCTTCCACCTTCATGTTTGTCCCCTCAGTACCCTCATCCTTCACCCCCATTCTttgcccctttccttcctctatcCCAGGCAGATACACAGAGCAGACACCTTGGGACAAGAAACATTTAATTAGGAGTCTGGGGGCTCAGCAATGCCCCAGCAGACCCATCATGCAGCCTCATGTACAGTGGGCATAGGGCCCGCCCCTGGGATATTGCTGAGGGGGCCTCATGGCAGCAAACAGGGCAGTGTGGCTTGAGCCCCCCTTTGCAGGGGAGAAGTGGGGCAGGGGCCAGTGGATAGGAGGACGTGTCCCTCACACTGCATGGGAGGGTGTGACTGTGCCCAGGATGGGGGTTGGCATCAGCTGGCACGATCAAGGGCACAAGAGGAGGCTCTgagctggggggagagggaggttgGCACCTGAATGAAACAACCTGCAAGGGAGGGATCCTCTTTGCGTGTGCCCACCCTAACCCCCAGGGTACTTACTCCCTGCCTTTCCTGGTGTCCAAATAGAATGATCCACCTTCCTTATCTTTCactccctcttcctcccaggGTGCTTTGTCCAGGACAAGGATGCAAATACAGCCAGAAAAGGGACCCCTGCAACCGCAGcccagcaaccctgttgcccgCAGCGCCCAGAGAGCGGGGTGACAGAGGGCCATTTAGAGGTCAGGCTGAGGGCGGTGCTCCTGGGGCTGCCTGTTGGGGATCCCCCGAGCTGGTTGGTCCTGCTGCGGGGGCTTTTAGAGTCCTGACAGTGAAATGGGGGCTGTTTGGACCAAGCATGGGCCAGTTTTTTGTTCTCAGTGGGTTTTCTGTGTTCCGGTTGCTCTTGGATGTCCTTTTCCAGTGGGCAAAGGTGGGGTGAGGCTGCTCTATGGTGACTGTTCTACTAGAAGGGACAGTCTCTGATTTGCCACACACTCCACGGACCTcagccctcccccctcctctgcctgcccaGATTTCAAGTAATGGGAGAGATTCCTGCAGAACTTTCCTGAGAATTAATGGAGTGACAGAGGCAGTGAGACCAGGAGGTGGACTCGGGACCCTGCCATAGCTGAGTCTCCTCCGCACCCAGGACAGATAGCTGAGGGTCAGGGAAGGAACCTTCCCAAGGCCCCACTTCCAAAGGGACAGCCGCATGGTCACACACACAGACCCAAGCAGAGGCTCTGTGGGGAAAGGCAGGTGTCAGTCATGCAAAGCTGGTGTGGGCACTGGGAGACTCTCTGGAAGAAGCAGCAAAGAAGTTCCCCAGGAATGCCCCCCAGGGCTAGACTCAGCACAGCAACGACTCTGGGGGTGCCTGGGCACTGGGTAGACCTAATGAGCTTCCCATTCCCTCTCActttctcctccacccccaaGTCCCAGAGCACCTCCTCAGGGCACCCTGGGACCCAAGAACTAAAATCTTCCTCAGACCAGAAGGCTCCCAAGCCATGGTGAGTGCCCCctaggagagaggcagagggagaaaaagtGTGGGCAGATGCCTGCTCCCCCACCCGGGGCTAGAAGCAAGGGCCAGGCATGGGCAGGGGTGGCATCTGGGTTCTCTTGGCTCCTCTCAGATCTCGGTCAGGGCGTCGGCTGGCACCAGGCCTCGCTTCTTGCCGCTGCTGACGCGGATGAAGCCGTCAGCATCCTTGCTCCTGCCCACGCCCACACAGATCTGAGGCAGAGAGACATGGAACTGAGGCCTGGCACTACCTGCAGCCCTGGCCCTGAGTCCTGCCATGGTTCCCAGGGGGCCCACTCCAGGGAATGATGCCACCAGCATCAGATGTAGTTCAAGACCTCAGCTGGGGTGCTGGGAGCAGATCCCATGAGGGGCCAGAGCACAGCAGCCAGACCAGGACATCAGCAGACACCGAGCAGCCCTTCGGGGCTGATCTTTGAGAACAGCTGACTTATTGTGGTcccattcccatttcacagagcaaGTAACAGAGGGAAAAGGACTTGCCAAGCTTATACGACTAGCCAAAGGCAGAGCCAGCGTTCAAACTCAAGCCTTTAGACTCCTAATCCAGTGCTCTTCCTCTCCCCAAGCTGTCTCTAATATCATTCAGCCCCATGCCTGTGCTGGCCACCAGCCCCAAATCCCTGCAGTCCCTTCACTTCTaacctgccttccctccccctgCCACGCTGCGAGCATCCTCCTCCAGGACACTCGCCGGCCCTGctgcctctccccctcccccgtgCCCCTCTCTCCAGCCGCTGCAGGGCCCAGGCACTCACCTGGTTCTCCTTGAGGCTCATGTAGCCCTGTTCCTTGTTCCCGGAGAAGGGTTGGCAGCAGCGCCAAACATTCTCACCTGGCCTCACCCGCTGTACAAAATTGGCTGGGAAGAAGCCAACCCGGTCACCAATCTTGCCCTGGGGATGAGGCTGGCATGAGCACCagtgccaccccaccccccactgcttTCTCTAGACACAATGCCCACTCAGAGCCAATGCCAGCTCCTGGGCTGTCTGTGTTTGAGCCCCCAGTCAGGTGGCTTCTGGGTTGGGAAGGGTACGAGGTGGGAAGAGGGACAAAGCTGAGGCGGGGGTTGGTGGAGTGACAGGGAGAGCAAGGCTTGAGGGTTGGTCCTAGGCTTGGCATGGGCCAGTGACTGAAAAAGGGGTGGTCTTAGGGGCCtggagagaaggggaggcagTGGCCATGCAGAGCAGAGGCTGGTGAGGTGCCCAGCAGGTCCCTCTGCACCCCCGCCACCTCCCCCTTTCAAGTCACCTTCCACCAGTCCTCGTTAGAGTCATCCACCAGCATGATGCGATCTCCAGGCCTGGGAGGAGAGAGCTGGGCAGCAAACAGAGCAGAAGGGACCTGCCCTCCGACATCCCAACAGTTCTGGGCTCCCCCCATCTAGGGGAGGATTCTTGACGCCCTTAAAAGGAGGACCACAGCTACAGCAGACACTCTCCAGGACAGAGCCAGGGCAGTGGGCAGGAGCCATGCCATCAACACCAACCCCTGTTGGATTCTGGGCAGCTCCGCTCCTCTCTGGGCCCAGCAGCCCAACCATGCCAGAAGAAGGTTCCTGAAGGCCCCCCTCATGTTCCAAGGGAACTCAGAGACCTGAAGTGGGAGCCAGGCAGCTGCCCAGTGGGGCTGGGCACAAAGAACTTACTGCAAAGCCAGGTCATTGTTCTCCTGGGGCAGAAACTTGTAGAGTGCAACATAGGAATACATGGGTCCCACGTCCTTCCGCAAGGGAGGTTTGGGGGGCTGTGGAAGAGCTCTGGATCAGTGATGGGAGGGCGACACCCTCCTCATTCCACCCACCATCCACCTGTCCTGACCTTGCTACCTGGGGGCTAACAGGTGGGACACAGTGCTCCTGGGCCACGGATAGGGCCTCTCCTATCTGCTGTGCTTACACACCCCTGGAGGGACTGGTCCAGGGATGGAGAAGGGGGGATACTCCGCTGCTTGCTGTACCCTGGAACTGCCCACCCTGGAAGGGAGCAGGAGTGGGAGCAACAGGCATTGGGTCAGTGGTGGGAGGGGCAATACCCCTGCCTCCTGCGCCCACTCACCTTGGCATTGCCACCCCTGTAGACTGAATATAAATGATGGAACAGTGATACTCCCCTCACCCTGCTCTCACCCATCTATGGATCAGTGACAAGAAGTACCATCCCCTTCCCACCTGGCCTGCCAGGGCTTGGTGCCAGCATCACCTCACCTGCTGTCCAGGGCTCTTCTCTGGTACTGACCCTTCACTCTCGGCCAGGGCTGTGAATACTGGAGATACCAGGGTGGGGCCAGGATGTGAGGCAGCAAGAAGCATCCGCACTGCACTCCCTTCCCACCCCTggtccccacccccctcaccacTGTCTCCAGGGCCATCCTCTGAGCTGCGGATGCTGCTTTCCCCATCCTCAGTCAGTTCATCCCGCTCACtctggggacagagagaggagagggttCATCCCCTGGGCCTTCATCCTCGAAGACCCCTGCCCCTGAGGTTCCCCTTTATTTCCACCATACCAGGCTCCGTGTGGGGGACTCAGAGTTGCTGCTGAAGCTGGAGCGGTTCATCAGTGCCAAGGAGGTGCCATAACGAAGGGTCTCGTAGATGGGGTCCACCTTCCCGCTGGCCCCTGATGAGCATCCACCCTTAAGGCCAGGTACCCAGCTGCCAGCCTCACTCTGCCCTGAAGCCCTGTATCTGGGCTCTGTCTGCCCCACCAGCTCCAGCTGCACATGCCCGAGGCTGaactccctgcctcccctccccgcGCCCAAGTCTCCCGCATGGCAGGGAGAGCTCCATGTCCTCCCACTGAGTCCGTGCAGAAACCCTGGGCATCCTTGACTCCCCACTCTCTTCACTGCCTATATGACTTCCTCACCTAGTCCTACCTCCCAAATGTTTCCAGAATCTGCCAACTTCTATCTCCACTGCTACCAGCCTAGGCTAAGCTACCAAACTCTCCCTTGGAAACGGTCATGACCTCCCAACTATTCTCCCTGCATCCACTCCTGCCCCTCCaatccacacagcagccagaacgctcttgtaaaaacacaaaaattgccCTTAGAATAAAGTCCAAAGAATAATCCTAAAACGGACCCCAAGGCCCTTCACACCCTCTCACTCTCAACCCAGCCATGTTGTCCTTTCTTTAActgcccttccttccccaggtcACCCTCTGCCTACACCCGTCTTCCCCAGATCCTCAGTGGACTAACTTGCCATCCTTTACGTCTCTGGGATGCCTGCCTGGTCTCTTTGGATGAGGACAGTGCCTGCTTTATCCTCTCTTTATTCCCTATCCTCCTTTCAGGCATTCATCTGAATGGCGATTAACTGATGATTGGTGTCATTAACCAGTTCATGTCTAGCTCCCTTACAGACCATGAACTCCACTTTCTTCAGTGCTGTGCCCCTgtgtctggcacttagtaggtgctcaataaaatgtttgttgaaggaggaatgaatgaatgaatcctacGTTCAGGACAGGAGCATCCAGAGAAGGGAAGTGGTAGCAGTGCCAACAACTGGAAATGCCAGTGTGACTCAGGTGCCCATCTGAGGAAAGCATGGGTTCCTCATTGTACCACAGTGAAATCAGGGGCAACGGGGGAGGGGGACACTCACCAGTGGGTGGGGAGTCTCTGCTTGTGGCACAGGCTGGTGGTGGCTCATGTACCAGGAGCGGGGAGCTGAAGTTGCGGCGGAAGGAGGAGGACTGTGGCAAGAGAGGCCAGAGAGAGGGCATGGGGATGTCACAGCCCGCTGAGTACTTGGCCTTCCCCAAGCCCCAGGACCCCCTCACATGAGGAACCAGCCTTAAGGGTACTCACTCCCCCACATGCCAGTCCTGGGAGCCGTCAGCCAGCCGTCTCTGTATGGTTCCCTACTCACCGTCTTGACTGGACATTGCTGGTGGGAGATCTCCTCAGAGCACCAGAGGTGGACGCTGACTTTGCACGTCTTACACCGCAAGCCCTGCTTGGAGTTTCCTGGGAAGAATTTGGGTTCGGCAAGAGGGGTTGATCAAGAGAGGATACATCCATGGACAAGAAGCAAAGGAGGCAGCTaagggggtgggaagagagaaggggttTGCGTGCCCTCGTGTCAGCCTCAGGGCCTAATACTTATCCCCTCACGGTCAGGGTATAAACTGGCACTGAAGCCTGACTTGTTAGTAAACACAGCAACACTGGGCAACCGCCCACCCCCAAGACTCATTTGTCCACCCAGAGTGAGGGCATAGTTAGGACTGGGGACCCTGAACAGCAAGAGCCCAGGTAGGTCCACGGgctcctccccacacccaccctggcCCGTCCCTTGCCCGCCTCAGGCACCTACCCACAATGAGCTGGTGGCAAAGCTCACAGGGATTGGCTCGCTTGAAGACATGTTCCTGGAAGCTGTGCAGCCTCACTGGTTTGAGTGATGCCAAGGGGCGCGGGACTGGGCAGGGGGAGGGTGCCGGGGTGGGCAGGCCTCTATCTGTGGATGccagtggtggggagggagggggcagcggGGTTGGGGGTGTCAGCAGCACCTCAGTGGGGCACTTGAGCTCAGAGCCTGAGCGAAGGAAGAAGTTCTCCACACTCTTACTTCGGAGGATGGTCTTGAGGGAAAGTGAGCGCCTGAACCGCTGGAGCTGAGAGAAGAAGAGGGGCTGTGAGTGGAAGCCTGAGAGGGGGCTGGTTCTCCTCCAGGATATCTCTTTGGTCAATAGCAGCCTGAAGGCTGAGGGCCTGAGGTGAGATGAAGTATTAAGAGAGAGGTTGCCAAGTTCCAGAAGGTGGGTCACAATCCCAGGTAACCCCCATGGCAGGCAAGCCCCATGAGCAAAGGAGTTCTGGCTAGACGGGCATTACAATTAGGAGTAGTGGGGACTGAGGCAAACCAGACAGCCGGGGAGCAGCTACTGGTCTCCTCTAGCCAACTGAGGCTAGTCCATACGCCCAGCCCAGTGTTGtctgattttcctatttttcaaaagaaatctaGAATTTTATGTGCAATTCGATAGACATAAACTCAAgaggttttatttccttctttctttgcagAAATGGTAGTATACTATTTTTCCTGCACCTTGTTTTTTTCACTAACAGCAAATCTTGTAAATCATTCCATACCAGTACATAAAGAGTtccatcattcttttttatggctacaCAGGAGTTCATTGTATGGGTGTACCATTTactcaagttaaaaaaatacttcGGGAGCTAAACAAAACACACCAGGTCCCAAGTTTTCCACCTGTGTTCTTGAACAGAGTCACAGTAGGATCTGCTCATCCTGCTTCCTCATCCTCAAGGCTGATTTTTCCTCCAAAACACCTTCCCAGCCCAATCCCCCACAATCACCGCATCCCCTGCACAGCTCAGCCCTAGTTCAGGTCCAGCACCCCCAGTCCGGTTCAAGGCCACAGACCCTTGCCGCCACCTTGCTCATTCCACCTACTGACCCTGCTAAAAACTTTTCATGGTTCCTCAGGACCCAGCCAATGCCCTTGCCCCAGTCACGTGACTCTGCGGCTTGGCCAAACCTCCCTTTCCAACCCATGCCTTCTGCCTGCAGCCCAGACATGAGGACTTGAACTTATTCATATTTCATGCCTCTGAGCTTTTGACTTATTTGTCCTCTTCTCTGCCTTATCCAATTAACACCCTCTTTATCCTTCAGGGTTTCCAGTGACTCTTTCTCTTCCTGGAAGCTGTCTCTTCTGTAGGAATTCCATTTAGTGAAACCACTCCCTCCTCTGCACCCAGTACCGACTTCCATTATAGCTCCAGTCACGTTTATGTTGTCATTCACTTCTCACTCTCCCAGAAGACTGTGAGCCCCTTGAGGACAGGGATAGTTTCTTCAAATCCCCACACAGGGCCTCaacatatagtaggtgttcagtcaatatttgttgactaaatgatgAGCAAATGACTGGAATCCTGAATGGAGTTCACGTTTTGGATTCTGCAGTGAGGCCAGAATTATTTCCGCTGCTCACCCAAACCTACCCTTCTTCAATCTGCCCAGGATGAGGCCTGGAAAACTCTCCACCCAgatcctcctccctctcctcctgttGAGAGCCCTCTTACCCTTCCCCACTCCTCTCCATCAGTGATAGAAAAGGGGGGCCAGAGTCTGGCTTCAGGAAGGGAGACTTGGCCAGTGTTTCCAGCTGGCACACCAAGCGGACTATGTGTCACGACTGCCAGCCTGGTAACTGTGCCAAGAGGATGGAAGTGGTGGCTGCTCCAGCTATAGGGGAGGCCAGTAGGCAGCAAGATGGAGGGGGGAGCAGACAGGGAGATGTTTGGGCACAAGGCACCCCAGTGTGCCAGCTGGGCAGTCAGAGCCCTGGGGTGTCTGGCACTCTGAGTTGCCCAGCTCCTTCCAAATGCAGCTTCCTGGACAGCACTGTGGGCTTCTTTGTGTGTCTGAGAAGCAAGGCCCCAGTCTCAGAGACCTGTGCTTTGGGGCAGAGGTGGAGGGCCAAAGGGACAATTAATTAGAACAGAAATGTGTTCTATGTGCTGAATGTGGCTCTGGGGGCTCTGACAGGCCCAGAGGCGGGTGAATCACCTATTGTTCTGCCCAGGGGCCATGGACATAGAGTACATGAGGTCTCTGGATGGTGCGAGCAAAACTAAACCTGCTGTCTGATGGCACGTCACTTTACTTcctctctgtgagcctcagtttccccacatccATGAGGAAGGAGGCGGGGGGCTgccagtggctcagttggttagagcgcagtgctcataacaccaaggtcgccagttcaattcccacgtgggccagtgagctgcgccctccacaactagattgaaaacagccacttaacttggagctgatgggtcctggaaaaacacactgttccccaatattccccaataaaaacaaacaaataaataaataaataaagaggaaggaggcaggtcTCCATGCTCTCTAAGCAATGCACGGCTCTGGgtccaaaaagcaaaaacataaacTTATAGCTATGAGGGGCTGTCATTGTCAGAGGACTGGAAGTGAGCTAGCACTTTATATGCAGCAGCTCATGAATCCTGGTACTACCCTCAGAGGTGGTGACAATTCTCCTCTCACTCCTCAGATGAGGAACGGAGGCTCGTAGGGGTTAAGTCACGTAACTCATCACAAGTTCTCAGCTGGTAcatagcagagccaggacttaGACCAGTGGCTTTTGCTATTGAGCCCATTACCAGGAGCATGCTGCTGCTCTGGACCTTACCTTGGCCCTCACCTCTGCCCCTCAGTTGCGCCATAGGCTTGTCCACCACGTCAATCATGAAATTTAGGATTAGAAGGGATTTGAAAGACTGGCAACCTAGAACAGTCTCCACTCTATCACTCTGCATGTCCCTTCTGAATAGTGTCTGACTCTGTTGGTCACCTCTGTGACGGGAGGCACACCCTCTTTTGGGACAGTCATTCCATCTTTGGGCAGCTGCAATCGCTG contains the following coding sequences:
- the STAC2 gene encoding SH3 and cysteine-rich domain-containing protein 2, whose protein sequence is MTEMSEKENEPDDAATHTPPGTVSALQETKLQRFRRSLSLKTILRSKSVENFFLRSGSELKCPTEVLLTPPTPLPPPSPPLASTDRGLPTPAPSPCPVPRPLASLKPVRLHSFQEHVFKRANPCELCHQLIVGNSKQGLRCKTCKVSVHLWCSEEISHQQCPVKTSSSFRRNFSSPLLVHEPPPACATSRDSPPTGASGKVDPIYETLRYGTSLALMNRSSFSSNSESPTRSLSERDELTEDGESSIRSSEDGPGDSVFTALAESEGSVPEKSPGQQPPKPPLRKDVGPMYSYVALYKFLPQENNDLALQPGDRIMLVDDSNEDWWKGKIGDRVGFFPANFVQRVRPGENVWRCCQPFSGNKEQGYMSLKENQICVGVGRSKDADGFIRVSSGKKRGLVPADALTEI